A window of Sphingobacterium sp. SRCM116780 contains these coding sequences:
- a CDS encoding DUF72 domain-containing protein, whose amino-acid sequence MSEGLSIIIAKEMSTEQLWIGCSSYTTPSWQTLFYPTDLPKSKWFAYYCQYFKTYEFNATFYRFPTVKNLLSWHDKTPDHFEFSVKVPKIITHIKKLQDCTEEVSDFYQISKEGLKNKLACILWQSPPSFSFTRERLDLLISLMDSHFENVVEFRHVSWCNTEATKDLEKNSITFCNPNYPHLPTSIQQTTTTGYFRLHGNPQLFYSEYSKKEITDLYEEIKNYGFKKVYIYFNNTASTAAIKNALQLLELIKQ is encoded by the coding sequence ATGTCAGAAGGATTAAGTATCATAATTGCTAAAGAGATGAGCACAGAACAGTTATGGATAGGATGCTCGAGCTATACTACCCCTTCATGGCAAACGTTGTTTTATCCGACAGACTTACCAAAGAGTAAATGGTTCGCGTATTATTGTCAATATTTTAAAACATATGAATTCAATGCAACATTTTATCGTTTCCCAACTGTAAAAAATTTGTTATCATGGCATGATAAAACCCCTGATCATTTCGAGTTTAGTGTAAAGGTTCCAAAAATAATTACACACATTAAAAAACTTCAAGATTGCACGGAAGAAGTCAGTGATTTTTATCAGATAAGCAAAGAAGGATTAAAAAATAAACTGGCATGCATTCTATGGCAGTCCCCTCCTAGTTTTAGCTTTACCAGAGAAAGATTGGATTTGCTTATCAGCCTGATGGATTCACACTTTGAGAATGTTGTTGAATTCAGACATGTAAGTTGGTGTAATACCGAAGCAACAAAAGATCTGGAGAAAAATTCTATAACCTTCTGCAATCCAAACTATCCTCATCTCCCTACATCCATACAACAAACAACCACAACCGGTTATTTTCGTCTGCATGGCAATCCGCAATTATTTTATTCGGAATACAGCAAAAAGGAAATAACTGATCTTTATGAGGAAATAAAGAATTATGGATTTAAGAAGGTATATATTTATTTTAATAATACAGCGTCAACTGCTGCTATAAAAAATGCATTGCAGCTACTCGAATTGATAAAACAATAA
- a CDS encoding bacteriocin, which produces MKNLDLNKLGVQELNTKEMQNIEGGTFGTIGQIFKVVGNFFSNLGGILGGVFNI; this is translated from the coding sequence ATGAAAAATTTAGATTTAAACAAATTAGGCGTTCAAGAATTGAACACAAAAGAAATGCAAAATATTGAAGGTGGTACTTTTGGAACTATCGGACAAATTTTCAAAGTTGTTGGAAATTTTTTCTCTAACCTTGGTGGTATATTAGGTGGTGTTTTCAACATCTAA
- a CDS encoding TolC family protein — protein MKKIVVIILCTAYCLFAQLAKAQPWKLEQCINYGLTNSFAGQAKQLSEEDKKNNFQMARFDRLPTIKGYMENQSNFGQTQDMYGRQQRNDNLNGSIGISGEITLYSGGILKKQIQKASTDIETAHVETDIQKQDLTIQIIRSFLDVLLQKEILKTRDTAVYFARTQYEKAEKTTKAGQTAQTIVYEANAQLAREEQQAEVAKIEVKRLLMRLAHLIQVEHYETFEIEDKFPDEQVMQLWSSSKINIWMEEAIRNNPLLKKYEPMQRSLAMEGAIYKAQRRPSLKAGAAIGSPFYFGLNGHNAYGLPNNSFFPQIKDNFSQQLTLSLNIPIFDKHKSSSQYRQNLIAIDQLKIEEKQAYIQLKQDIESIQFDYQSYFQQYQSAKKATESTRIALDHTIKSYDAGRISVYDVYQSRNQFLATQSECLQAKYKCYFSVQLLQLYIGRLQKSE, from the coding sequence ATGAAAAAAATAGTTGTTATCATCCTATGTACAGCCTATTGCTTATTTGCCCAATTAGCTAAAGCTCAACCCTGGAAACTAGAACAATGCATCAATTATGGTTTGACCAATAGTTTTGCCGGACAAGCAAAACAGCTTAGTGAAGAGGATAAAAAGAACAATTTTCAGATGGCACGGTTCGACCGTTTACCCACTATCAAAGGTTATATGGAAAATCAGTCCAATTTTGGACAAACTCAAGATATGTATGGACGACAACAACGCAATGACAATTTGAATGGTAGTATTGGCATCAGTGGTGAAATTACACTATATTCTGGAGGAATTTTAAAAAAACAAATACAAAAAGCAAGCACTGATATAGAAACTGCTCATGTCGAAACCGATATTCAAAAACAGGATCTGACCATCCAAATCATTCGATCCTTTTTAGATGTTCTTTTACAAAAAGAAATATTAAAGACAAGAGATACGGCGGTTTATTTTGCAAGGACACAATATGAGAAAGCAGAAAAGACGACTAAAGCGGGGCAAACAGCGCAAACGATAGTCTACGAAGCCAATGCACAACTTGCAAGAGAGGAGCAACAGGCTGAAGTAGCAAAAATAGAAGTTAAACGATTATTGATGCGTTTAGCCCATCTTATTCAAGTGGAGCATTACGAAACCTTCGAGATAGAGGACAAATTCCCTGACGAACAGGTGATGCAATTATGGAGCTCAAGCAAAATCAACATCTGGATGGAGGAAGCTATTCGTAACAATCCACTACTCAAAAAATACGAGCCCATGCAGCGTTCTTTAGCGATGGAAGGCGCCATCTATAAAGCGCAAAGAAGACCTAGCTTAAAAGCAGGTGCAGCTATAGGTAGCCCCTTCTATTTTGGTTTAAATGGTCACAATGCATATGGATTGCCCAATAATAGCTTTTTCCCACAAATAAAGGATAATTTTTCACAGCAATTAACACTTTCGTTAAATATCCCAATATTTGATAAACATAAATCAAGCTCTCAGTATAGACAAAATTTAATTGCGATAGATCAGCTAAAAATCGAAGAAAAACAAGCCTATATTCAGCTCAAGCAAGATATAGAATCCATTCAATTTGACTATCAATCTTACTTTCAACAATATCAGTCTGCAAAAAAAGCGACCGAAAGTACTCGAATAGCACTCGATCACACCATAAAGAGTTACGATGCTGGACGTATCTCTGTATACGATGTCTATCAGTCCCGCAATCAGTTTCTAGCGACACAAAGTGAATGCCTTCAAGCAAAATACAAATGTTATTTCAGTGTGCAGTTATTGCAACTTTATATAGGACGATTACAAAAATCAGAATAG
- a CDS encoding peptidase domain-containing ABC transporter: protein MKKEVVVKQHDIQDCAAACLASISAHFGLMMPIAKIRQLCHTDTRGTNILGVVEGLQALGFSAKGVRGDLNALRQIPLPAIAHVVMHNQLQHFVVIYEVSKTKIKVMDPGPGRMEEYSIEEFEKIWKGVLVILEPNEYFEQRNEKVSTYKRFWNLVQPHRYIAVQALIGAIVYTVLGLSTSIYIQKISDYVLIDGNTRLLNLLSIGMVVILIFQIFIGTMKSILVLQTGQRIDRYLILGYYKHLLSLPQRFFDTMQIGEIISRVSDAVKIRSFINDVAIQVVVNFFIVFFSFALMFTYNWKLAMIMVLVIPFYFAVYWLTNYFNKKVERRMMEEGAQLESHLVESLNAVRTIKQFGIDTYANNKTDIRFTVLLKTIYKSVMNGIFTSNSSEFLSRLFTIILLWSGSYFVISQEMTPGELISFYALIGYFTGPISQLIESNKTVQSALIASDRLFEIMDLEREENTNKMDLHKEQLGDIIFNDVHFRYGSREEIFQGFNCTIELHKMTAIVGPSGSGKTTIAALIQNLYPVNSGKISIGELDVSYISKYSLRNLISIVPQHLDIFSGNLIENIALGEEFPDHTRILQICKDIGILEFIESLPNSFQTHLGENGSLLSGGQRQRIAIARALYKNPEIIILDEATSSLDSDSEDYIQQALKTLQDNGKTIIVIAHRLSTVTSADKIMVIKEGKIVEEGNHTQLLQDKGVYFNLWKKQTNIL from the coding sequence ATGAAAAAAGAAGTAGTAGTAAAACAACACGATATTCAGGACTGTGCAGCAGCATGTTTAGCCTCTATTTCAGCACATTTTGGCTTAATGATGCCGATTGCGAAAATAAGACAGCTCTGTCACACAGATACCAGAGGAACGAACATCCTTGGTGTAGTAGAAGGTCTTCAAGCATTAGGATTCTCGGCCAAAGGAGTTCGTGGAGATCTAAACGCATTGAGACAAATACCACTACCAGCTATCGCACATGTTGTCATGCACAATCAATTGCAACATTTTGTGGTCATCTATGAAGTTTCAAAAACCAAGATTAAAGTTATGGATCCTGGCCCTGGACGCATGGAAGAATACAGCATAGAAGAATTTGAAAAGATTTGGAAGGGTGTTTTAGTCATACTAGAGCCCAATGAGTATTTTGAACAGCGAAATGAAAAAGTTAGCACTTACAAAAGATTTTGGAATCTGGTACAACCACATCGTTACATTGCAGTACAAGCGCTTATTGGTGCTATCGTCTACACCGTTCTTGGGTTATCTACTTCCATCTATATACAAAAGATTTCCGACTATGTGCTAATCGATGGTAATACTCGGTTATTGAATTTATTGTCCATAGGTATGGTTGTTATTCTGATTTTTCAGATTTTCATCGGTACCATGAAAAGTATCTTAGTCTTACAGACAGGACAACGCATTGACCGTTATTTAATTCTAGGCTATTACAAGCACCTGCTTTCTCTACCCCAACGTTTTTTTGATACAATGCAGATTGGTGAGATTATTTCTCGGGTAAGTGATGCTGTGAAAATAAGATCCTTTATCAACGATGTCGCCATTCAAGTTGTTGTAAATTTTTTCATTGTCTTCTTTTCCTTTGCTTTGATGTTTACTTACAATTGGAAATTGGCCATGATCATGGTATTGGTTATTCCTTTTTATTTTGCCGTTTACTGGCTCACCAACTACTTCAATAAAAAGGTCGAACGCCGTATGATGGAAGAAGGGGCACAATTAGAGTCCCATCTCGTCGAATCGCTAAATGCTGTAAGAACGATCAAACAATTTGGAATTGACACTTATGCCAACAATAAAACGGATATTCGTTTCACAGTTTTATTAAAAACGATTTACAAATCCGTGATGAACGGAATCTTCACTTCAAATTCTTCAGAATTTCTTTCCCGATTATTTACAATTATCCTGTTATGGTCTGGTTCCTATTTTGTGATTAGTCAAGAGATGACTCCTGGTGAGCTTATTTCATTTTATGCATTAATCGGTTATTTCACAGGTCCGATATCTCAACTGATTGAAAGCAACAAGACGGTACAGAGTGCATTGATTGCATCTGATCGATTATTTGAGATCATGGATCTCGAACGAGAAGAAAACACAAATAAAATGGATCTTCATAAAGAACAGTTAGGAGACATTATATTTAACGATGTGCATTTCCGTTATGGTTCAAGAGAAGAAATCTTTCAGGGATTTAACTGTACAATCGAACTGCATAAAATGACAGCTATTGTAGGACCTAGTGGCTCTGGTAAAACAACTATAGCTGCACTTATTCAAAATCTATATCCAGTCAATAGTGGAAAGATCAGTATTGGTGAACTAGATGTCAGCTATATATCCAAATATTCCTTACGTAATTTAATCAGCATCGTTCCTCAACATCTGGATATTTTCTCAGGTAACCTCATAGAAAACATTGCTCTTGGAGAAGAATTTCCAGATCATACCCGTATTCTGCAGATATGTAAAGACATTGGTATTTTGGAGTTTATTGAATCCTTACCAAACAGTTTTCAAACTCACTTAGGAGAAAATGGTTCGTTGCTTTCAGGTGGCCAGCGCCAACGTATTGCTATTGCACGTGCTTTATATAAAAATCCTGAAATCATCATCTTGGACGAAGCGACCTCGTCTTTGGACTCAGATTCTGAAGATTATATACAACAAGCTTTAAAAACACTCCAAGATAACGGGAAAACTATTATTGTCATCGCACATCGGTTAAGCACAGTCACTTCAGCTGATAAAATAATGGTCATCAAAGAAGGTAAAATTGTGGAAGAAGGAAACCATACTCAACTATTACAAGACAAAGGTGTCTATTTTAATTTATGGAAAAAACAAACCAACATATTGTAA
- a CDS encoding HlyD family secretion protein — protein sequence MGKSKIIYLILLLLILVGLFCLPLVKIPISVSAKGIIRPIEENSKVSLAVGGRVLNANIFENNQQVNKGDTLLVIAADQISNKTTQQQLLASDYALQLADLNKLVRGQRSGLQTGQYQKEAASLFQRLGELKAQTTLAEKEYQRAKNLFDQGVASQAEYEKALYNYQQLKSQSNSITEQQLAQWQGQKRDIERQMLNVNTEAKQLEIESDNYIIRAPISGRLNNYSGIRQGNYVTVGQEIVQITPENRLIAECMVPSSEIGFIKQGQKVRFQIDTYNYNQWGMIDGKVLDIDQNIVVNEQSGASFFKVRCKLDKNFLKLRNGFKATISKGNTLTGRFYLTDRTLWQLLFDRVDDWFNPNLI from the coding sequence ATGGGAAAATCGAAAATAATCTATTTAATACTTTTACTTTTAATCTTAGTTGGGCTATTTTGCTTACCATTAGTAAAAATTCCAATTTCAGTATCTGCTAAAGGGATTATTCGACCAATCGAGGAGAATAGTAAGGTTAGTTTAGCGGTCGGAGGAAGAGTATTAAATGCGAATATATTTGAAAATAATCAACAAGTAAATAAAGGAGACACCTTGCTTGTTATTGCTGCTGACCAGATCAGTAACAAAACTACACAACAGCAATTATTAGCATCTGACTATGCGTTACAGCTTGCTGACTTAAATAAACTTGTACGTGGTCAACGTAGTGGTCTACAAACAGGACAATATCAAAAAGAGGCTGCATCACTTTTTCAACGATTGGGAGAATTAAAAGCACAAACAACTTTGGCTGAAAAAGAATACCAAAGAGCAAAGAATCTTTTTGATCAAGGTGTAGCTTCCCAAGCAGAATATGAAAAAGCGCTGTATAACTATCAACAGCTTAAAAGTCAAAGCAATAGCATTACTGAGCAACAGTTAGCCCAATGGCAAGGTCAAAAACGAGATATCGAACGACAAATGCTCAATGTCAACACGGAAGCCAAACAATTAGAAATTGAAAGTGATAACTATATTATACGAGCTCCTATTTCTGGTAGACTTAACAATTATTCAGGTATCCGTCAGGGAAATTATGTCACAGTAGGCCAAGAGATCGTTCAGATCACTCCTGAAAACAGATTGATTGCTGAATGTATGGTTCCTTCTTCAGAAATTGGATTCATCAAGCAGGGGCAAAAAGTTCGATTTCAGATCGACACCTACAACTATAATCAATGGGGTATGATCGACGGAAAGGTATTAGACATTGATCAAAACATTGTTGTAAACGAACAATCTGGTGCCAGTTTTTTTAAAGTTCGATGCAAGTTGGACAAAAATTTCCTGAAGTTGCGGAATGGATTTAAGGCAACTATCTCCAAAGGTAATACGTTAACTGGACGTTTTTATCTGACTGACCGCACCCTTTGGCAACTGTTGTTTGATCGGGTTGACGATTGGTTTAATCCAAATTTGATTTAA
- a CDS encoding FKBP-type peptidyl-prolyl cis-trans isomerase, whose translation MKKSILLFAAAGLLLTACQNFKKAEGGLEYKIAKDAGAEKAVSGDLLSVDMIVKTDRDSLLNSTYDAGVPQIVQLYPDSIIKQNPGDPTGLFKFVGEGDSLVFKINLDSVAAKTKQPKPAFADKYIIYTLKVQKHFKKGKLTDQQLGEQVTKYFDSQVAKLKTAEAGKVDAYVKNNKLTPKKTASGLQYVITKQGAGKNAAIGDTVVVNYVGKLTTGKVFDTNQPDLAKKEKVFNPQRPYEALRLHLGVDGVIPGWTEAFQLLNKGSKATLVIPSALAYGERGAGGGIPPFAPLVFEVEVLDIIAGKAPVATPMTAPSAGAPKVAAPTTATPVKK comes from the coding sequence ATGAAGAAATCAATTCTATTATTCGCAGCAGCAGGTCTATTATTAACTGCTTGCCAAAATTTCAAAAAGGCTGAAGGAGGCCTAGAATACAAAATCGCAAAAGATGCTGGTGCTGAAAAAGCTGTATCTGGTGATTTATTGTCAGTTGACATGATTGTTAAAACTGATAGAGATTCATTATTAAATAGTACTTACGATGCTGGTGTTCCACAAATTGTACAATTATACCCAGATAGTATCATCAAACAAAATCCTGGTGATCCAACTGGATTATTCAAATTTGTAGGTGAGGGTGATAGCTTGGTGTTCAAAATCAATTTAGATTCTGTAGCAGCTAAAACAAAACAACCAAAACCAGCGTTTGCTGACAAATACATTATCTATACGTTGAAAGTTCAAAAACACTTCAAAAAAGGTAAATTAACAGATCAACAATTAGGTGAGCAAGTAACGAAATATTTTGATAGTCAAGTAGCAAAATTAAAAACTGCTGAAGCAGGAAAAGTTGATGCTTACGTTAAAAATAACAAGTTAACACCAAAGAAAACTGCTTCTGGCTTACAATATGTGATCACAAAACAAGGGGCAGGTAAAAATGCTGCTATTGGTGATACTGTTGTTGTAAACTATGTTGGTAAATTGACAACTGGTAAAGTGTTTGACACGAACCAACCCGATTTAGCTAAGAAAGAAAAAGTATTTAACCCACAAAGACCTTACGAAGCTTTACGTTTACACTTAGGTGTTGATGGTGTTATCCCGGGTTGGACAGAAGCTTTTCAATTATTAAACAAAGGTTCAAAAGCGACATTAGTCATTCCTTCTGCTTTAGCTTATGGTGAACGCGGAGCAGGTGGTGGTATCCCTCCATTTGCACCATTGGTATTTGAAGTTGAAGTATTAGACATTATTGCAGGTAAAGCTCCTGTAGCGACACCGATGACAGCTCCTTCAGCTGGCGCACCGAAGGTTGCTGCACCAACAACAGCTACTCCAGTGAAAAAATAA
- a CDS encoding DHH family phosphoesterase, translating into MLTSEQLKTLLSEPKRIVITTHFKPDGDALGSSLGLFYWLKAYKHDVSLIVPSDFPAFLDWLPGLEHVRIYTQDVPANQQIIADAELIFCLDFNGLARIHDMAEPIRNAKGIKCMIDHHLEPEGFHDYEYWDPKAAATAQLIFRFIKEEMHDEEHISSDMATCLYTGIMTDTGSFRFRSTTSEIHRIIANLIDCGAQNWAIHESIYNSSSEGRLKFLGYCLLNRLEVIPAYNTAMIYVTQEDLKSFEIITGDTEGLVNYALSIKGIRLAALIIDRTEQIKLSLRSIGEIPCNEICKTHFNGGGHLNASGGSSREDLQTVINTFKLALPNYKEILTK; encoded by the coding sequence ATGCTGACATCAGAACAACTAAAAACACTTTTATCAGAACCTAAAAGAATTGTAATCACAACGCATTTCAAGCCTGATGGCGATGCATTGGGTTCTTCCTTAGGTTTATTTTATTGGCTCAAAGCCTATAAACATGATGTAAGCCTTATTGTCCCTTCCGACTTTCCTGCTTTTTTAGACTGGTTGCCTGGTTTGGAACATGTCCGCATTTACACACAAGATGTACCAGCGAATCAACAAATAATTGCTGATGCCGAGCTCATTTTCTGTCTAGATTTCAATGGACTCGCTCGTATACATGATATGGCAGAACCCATTAGAAATGCAAAAGGCATTAAATGTATGATTGATCACCATTTAGAACCTGAAGGTTTTCATGATTACGAATATTGGGATCCAAAAGCAGCAGCAACAGCACAGTTAATTTTCAGGTTTATAAAAGAAGAAATGCATGATGAAGAGCATATCTCCTCAGATATGGCAACATGCCTCTATACCGGGATTATGACTGACACAGGGTCGTTCCGCTTCCGCTCTACTACATCAGAAATACACCGTATCATTGCCAACTTAATAGATTGTGGAGCGCAAAATTGGGCTATTCACGAATCTATTTACAACAGTTCATCAGAAGGACGATTAAAATTCTTAGGATATTGTCTTTTAAACCGTTTAGAAGTTATTCCAGCATACAATACGGCCATGATTTATGTGACGCAAGAAGATTTAAAAAGCTTTGAGATTATCACAGGAGATACCGAAGGACTTGTCAACTATGCTTTGTCGATAAAAGGCATTCGATTAGCGGCATTAATTATTGATAGAACTGAACAAATTAAATTATCTTTGCGATCAATTGGGGAAATTCCCTGCAATGAGATCTGTAAAACACATTTTAACGGAGGTGGCCACTTGAATGCATCGGGAGGAAGTTCTCGTGAGGATTTGCAAACGGTCATCAATACATTTAAATTAGCTTTACCAAATTATAAAGAAATATTAACAAAATAA
- a CDS encoding DUF423 domain-containing protein: MNKKIILVAALFGALAVILGAFGAHGLEGKVSAAHIETWKTANQYHFYHTLALLFLSTFSRAKTASIRVSFISFIIGLIFFSGSLYLLSVREIVGFVNPAILGPITPLGGVAFIVGWIALFIAALKNKS; this comes from the coding sequence ATGAATAAGAAAATCATTCTGGTGGCTGCATTATTTGGTGCACTGGCTGTTATTTTAGGTGCTTTTGGTGCACATGGTTTAGAAGGGAAGGTTAGTGCAGCGCATATCGAAACATGGAAAACAGCTAATCAGTATCATTTCTATCATACTTTAGCCTTATTGTTTTTGTCTACTTTTTCAAGAGCTAAAACAGCTTCTATTCGGGTATCATTTATTTCTTTTATAATCGGATTGATTTTCTTTTCGGGTTCTTTATATCTGTTAAGTGTTAGAGAAATTGTTGGATTTGTTAATCCTGCAATTTTAGGGCCTATTACACCTTTAGGAGGAGTCGCTTTCATTGTTGGTTGGATCGCATTATTTATCGCTGCACTTAAAAATAAATCATAG
- the priA gene encoding primosomal protein N' translates to MPEPQNLFFTDRTTVFVDVILPLAIANTYTYRIPSEWNDKIQIGVRVMVQFGKNKIYSAIVKQISKEAPKHYEAKYILDIIDEKPVVDRAQLLLWDWISDYYMCSLGEVMQAALPSALKLASETKIISSIPEDFDRSSLSDKEYLIIEALEVAGELKVNDIVKLLSQKSVFPILKTMFDKGIVLISEEIAERYKPKTKVFFSLSPEFCNEDGKRQLLDSLKRAPKQQDAVLAFMQLSKKETDITRQMIMEASGCGSSAITTLIDKAVFQVKEKVVSRFQGQDLDLDANFEFNTNQQRSFDEIQQSFEAKDVTLLHGVTASGKTQIYIRLIEQAIAAGKSALYLLPEIALTAQITARLKLHFGDKLGVYHSKFNDNERAEVWHKVLKNEFQVIIGARSSVFLPFQDLGIIIIDEEHESSYKQYDPAPRYHARDTAIYLGHIHQTKVLLGSATPSIESFYNAKSNKYGFVQLLERFGNAQLPEIHIIDIPQEGRKENMFSYFSGTLLKAIEGALERKEQVILFQNRRGHTTITQCNTCGYVAKCVNCDVSMTYHKSSNMMHCHYCGHVESPIKICPACGMPHIESKGFGTERVEEELELLMPKVRIGRLDLDSTKGKHGFDKIIGAFDEHEFDILIGTQMVAKGLDFGRVSLIGIINADAMINFPDFRAYERSFSLFSQVAGRAGRREAGGQVIIQTYTPKHRVLEQVVANDYQAMFDTEIKERKNFGYPPFYRVIRIDIKNMDMQKCYDGAKKFASALRQQLGSRVLGPETPLVGRVRNYFIQTITLKIERNNISMAKVKDLIRVVKNDFAADKSNTGARVVIDVDPY, encoded by the coding sequence ATGCCAGAGCCTCAAAATTTATTTTTCACAGACCGAACTACAGTTTTTGTAGACGTCATTCTGCCTTTAGCAATAGCCAACACATACACTTACCGTATTCCATCGGAGTGGAATGATAAAATCCAGATTGGTGTACGTGTCATGGTGCAGTTCGGAAAAAACAAAATTTATTCGGCTATTGTGAAGCAGATAAGTAAGGAGGCCCCAAAACATTATGAGGCAAAGTATATTTTAGATATTATTGATGAAAAACCTGTAGTTGATCGAGCACAATTACTATTGTGGGATTGGATATCAGATTATTATATGTGTTCATTGGGAGAGGTGATGCAGGCAGCATTGCCATCTGCTTTGAAATTGGCGAGTGAAACTAAAATCATTTCGTCTATTCCTGAAGATTTCGATCGTTCTTCGCTATCAGACAAGGAATATTTGATTATTGAAGCACTGGAAGTGGCAGGAGAGTTAAAAGTAAACGATATTGTCAAACTGTTAAGTCAGAAATCTGTATTTCCGATATTGAAAACCATGTTTGATAAAGGAATCGTCTTGATTTCTGAAGAGATAGCGGAACGCTATAAACCCAAGACCAAAGTATTTTTCTCGCTTTCGCCTGAATTTTGCAATGAAGACGGAAAACGTCAGTTGTTAGATTCATTAAAACGAGCTCCAAAACAACAAGATGCCGTGTTAGCTTTTATGCAATTGTCAAAAAAGGAAACAGATATTACGCGTCAGATGATTATGGAAGCTTCAGGATGTGGTTCTAGTGCGATAACCACGTTGATCGATAAAGCTGTATTTCAAGTAAAGGAAAAGGTTGTGAGCCGTTTTCAAGGGCAGGATCTGGATCTGGATGCAAACTTTGAATTCAATACCAATCAACAACGTTCTTTTGATGAGATACAGCAAAGTTTTGAAGCGAAGGATGTCACTTTACTGCATGGTGTCACCGCCTCTGGAAAAACACAGATTTATATCCGTTTAATTGAGCAAGCGATAGCAGCAGGAAAGTCTGCTTTATATTTATTGCCCGAAATTGCGCTAACAGCGCAAATAACAGCAAGATTGAAATTACATTTTGGAGATAAATTAGGTGTTTATCATTCTAAATTTAATGATAATGAACGTGCTGAAGTATGGCATAAAGTTTTAAAAAATGAGTTTCAGGTAATCATTGGTGCACGTTCATCGGTATTCTTACCTTTCCAAGATTTAGGGATCATCATTATTGATGAAGAGCATGAGAGTTCGTATAAACAATATGATCCTGCACCTCGATATCACGCGAGAGATACCGCTATTTATTTAGGTCATATTCATCAAACAAAAGTGTTATTGGGATCGGCAACACCCTCCATTGAAAGTTTTTATAACGCTAAATCAAATAAATATGGTTTTGTGCAGCTACTAGAGCGATTTGGGAATGCACAGTTGCCCGAAATTCATATTATTGATATTCCACAGGAAGGAAGGAAAGAGAACATGTTTTCTTATTTTTCTGGAACTTTACTAAAAGCAATCGAAGGAGCCTTAGAACGAAAAGAACAAGTCATCTTGTTCCAAAATCGTAGGGGACACACCACGATTACCCAGTGTAATACCTGTGGTTATGTGGCCAAATGTGTGAATTGTGATGTCAGTATGACGTATCATAAAAGTTCGAATATGATGCATTGCCATTATTGTGGACACGTGGAATCTCCTATTAAAATCTGTCCTGCATGCGGTATGCCCCATATTGAGAGTAAAGGGTTTGGAACGGAGCGTGTAGAAGAAGAGTTGGAATTGCTGATGCCGAAGGTCCGCATCGGGCGTTTGGATTTAGATTCAACTAAGGGTAAACATGGTTTTGATAAAATTATAGGTGCATTTGACGAACATGAATTTGATATTCTTATCGGTACGCAAATGGTCGCTAAAGGTTTAGATTTTGGAAGAGTTAGTTTGATCGGTATTATTAATGCAGATGCGATGATCAATTTCCCAGACTTTAGAGCTTATGAAAGATCTTTTTCCTTGTTCTCTCAAGTAGCAGGACGTGCAGGACGTCGGGAAGCAGGAGGGCAGGTCATTATCCAAACGTATACACCAAAACATCGTGTTTTAGAACAGGTAGTTGCTAATGACTATCAAGCTATGTTTGATACGGAAATAAAAGAACGTAAGAATTTTGGCTATCCTCCTTTTTATCGGGTGATTCGTATCGATATTAAAAATATGGATATGCAGAAATGTTATGATGGTGCTAAGAAATTTGCCTCAGCTTTGCGTCAGCAGCTAGGTAGCCGTGTTTTAGGTCCGGAAACACCTTTAGTGGGACGTGTACGTAATTACTTTATTCAGACGATCACATTAAAAATTGAACGGAATAACATCAGTATGGCTAAGGTGAAGGATTTGATTCGAGTGGTGAAAAATGACTTTGCGGCTGATAAATCGAATACAGGTGCTCGAGTTGTTATCGATGTTGACCCGTATTAA